From one Tachysurus vachellii isolate PV-2020 chromosome 23, HZAU_Pvac_v1, whole genome shotgun sequence genomic stretch:
- the LOC132838647 gene encoding hatching enzyme 1.2-like: MESRASLSILALLIGFTQALYLNQPEHVDITSRILTINNGSSKELLEGDILLPRTRNALVCRDNSCFWKKSSNGLVQVPYVLSNVFSSSDRTVITNAMASFHNKTCIRFIPRTNQPDYLSIESQDGCFSDVGRSGGAQVLSLSRSGCVYYGIAEHELNHALGFYHEHSRSDRDSYVTINWENIDPSSKSSFKLRNTNNLNTTYDYSSVMHYGRTAFSINGLDTITPIPDPSVEIGQRTELSAIDILRINKLYKC, encoded by the exons ATGGAGTCCAGAGCATCTCTCTCCATTCTAGCCTTGCTGATTGGCTTCACGCAAGCCCTCTATCTCAACCAACCTGAGCACGTTGATATCACGTCAAGGATTCTCACTATCAACAACG GATCCAGCAAAGAGTTGTTGGAGGGAGACATACTCTTGCCAAGAACCAGGAATGCTCTGGTCTGCCGTGACAACAGCTGCTTTTGGAAGAAGTCCTCAAATGGCCTGGTGCAGGTGCCTTACGTATTGAGCAATGTTTTCT CTTCCTCTGACAGGACTGTTATTACCAATGCCATGGCTTCCTTCCACAACAAAACCTGCATCCGTTTCATTCCCAGGACAAATCAACCTGATTACCTCAGCATAGAGAGTCAAGATGG ATGCTTCTCCGATGTGGGCAGATCGGGTGGCGCTCAGGTGCTCTCTCTTAGCAGGTCGGGTTGTGTTTACTACGGCATCGCCGAGCACGAGCTAAACCATGCACTTGGTTTCTACCACGAGCATTCTAGGAGTGATCGCGACAGCTACGTGACCATCAACTGGGAAAACATCGACCCATCATCAAAGTCTAGTTTTAAGCTGAGGAACACCAACAACCTCAACACGACGTACGACTACTCTTCTGTGATGCACTATGGAAGAACAGCTTTCTCCATCAACGGTCTGGACACCATCACTCCCATTCCTGATCCGTCAGTGGAGATCGGACAGAGAACGGAACTGTCTGCCATCGACATCCTGAGGATCAACAAGCTCTACAAATGCTGA
- the LOC132838649 gene encoding hatching enzyme 1.2-like: MESRASLSILALLIGFTQALYLNQPEHVDITSRILTINNGSSKELLEGDILLPRTRNALVCSDNSCFWKKSSNGLVQVPYVLSNVFSSSDRTVITNAMASFHNKTCIRFVSRTNQTDYLSIESKDGCYSYVGKTGGAQVVSLSRLGCVYYGITEHELNHALGFHHEHTRSDRDSYVTINWENINPSTTSNFKLKKTNNLKTPYDYSSVMHYGRTAFSINGLDTITPIPDPSVEIGQRTELSAIDILRINKLYKC; this comes from the exons ATGGAGTCCAGAGCATCCCTCTCCATTCTAGCCTTGCTGATTGGCTTCACGCAAGCCCTCTATCTCAACCAACCTGAGCATGTGGACATCACGTCAAGGATTCTCACTATCAACAACG GATCCAGCAAAGAGTTGTTGGAGGGAGACATACTCTTGCCAAGAACCAGGAATGCTCTGGTCTGCAGTGACAACAGCTGCTTTTGGAAGAAGTCCTCAAATGGCCTGGTGCAGGTGCCTTACGTATTGAGCAATGTTTTCT CTTCCTCTGACAGGACTGTTATTACCAATGCCATGGCTTCCTTCCACAACAAAACCTGCATCCGTTTTGTTTCCAGGACAAATCAAACTGATTACCTCAGCATTGAGAGCAAAGACGG atGCTACTCTTATGTGGGCAAAACAGGTGGTGCTCAAGTGGTCTCTCTCAGCAGGTTGGGCTGTGTTTACTACGGCATCACCGAGCACGAGCTAAACCATGCACTTGGTTTCCACCACGAGCATACTAGGAGTGATCGCGACAGTTACGTGACCATCAACTGGGAAAACATCAACCCATCCACAACATCTAATTTTAAGCTGAAGAAAACCAACAACCTCAAAACACCATACGACTACTCTTCTGTTATGCACTATGGAAGAACAGCTTTCTCCATCAACGGTCTGGACACCATCACTCCCATTCCTGATCCGTCAGTGGAGATCGGACAGAGAACGGAACTGTCTGCCATCGACATCCTGAGGATCAACAAGCTCTACAAATGCTGA
- the LOC132838642 gene encoding hatching enzyme 1.2-like: MESRASLSILALLIGFTQALYLNQPEHVDITSRILTINNGSSKEMLEGDILLPRTRNALVCSDNSCLWTKSSNGLVQVPYTLSNVFSSSDRTVITNAMASFHNKTCIRFVSRTNQTDYLSIESKDGCYSYVGKTGGAQVVSLSRLGCVYYGITEHELNHALGFHHEHTRSDRDSYVTINWENINPSTTSNFKLRKTNNLKTPYDYSSVMHYGRTAFSINGLDTITPIPDPSVKIGQRTELSAIDILRINKLYKC, encoded by the exons ATGGAGTCCAGAGCATCTCTCTCCATTCTAGCCTTGCTGATTGGCTTCACGCAAGCCCTCTATCTCAACCAACCTGAGCACGTGGACATCACATCAAGGATTCTCACCATCAACAACG GATCCAGCAAAGAGATGTTGGAGGGAGACATACTCTTGCCAAGAACCAGGAATGCTCTGGTCTGCAGTGACAACAGCTGCTTGTGGACGAAGTCCTCAAATGGCCTGGTGCAGGTGCCTTATACCTTGAGCAATGTTTTCT CTTCCTCTGACAGGACTGTTATTACCAATGCCATGGCTTCCTTCCACAACAAAACCTGCATCCGTTTTGTTTCCAGGACAAATCAAACTGATTACCTCAGCATTGAGAGCAAAGACGG atGCTACTCTTATGTGGGCAAAACAGGTGGTGCTCAAGTGGTCTCTCTCAGCAGGTTGGGCTGTGTTTACTACGGCATCACCGAGCACGAGCTAAACCATGCACTTGGTTTCCACCACGAGCATACTAGGAGTGATCGCGACAGTTACGTGACCATCAACTGGGAAAACATCAACCCATCCACAACATCTAATTTTAAGCTGAGGAAAACCAACAACCTCAAAACACCATACGACTACTCTTCTGTTATGCACTATGGAAGAACAGCTTTCTCCATCAACGGTCTGGACACCATCACTCCCATTCCTGATCCGTCAGTGAAGATCGGACAGAGAACGGAACTGTCTGCCATCGACATCCTGAGGATCAACAAGCTCTACAAATGCTGA
- the LOC132838485 gene encoding hatching enzyme 1.2-like, with translation MVSSSSLLLLLCICTAQHDRHPAAATPTNAAFMASISHVVVSLRRRQLAGKVGAREHLIGGSLALGQYGSYSCVGRDHFDYEGSVRVRVVENRCRGEALLELAESRAGNGGEYRCGVVGVELTGLLRVPVVYGTCVAPAGDVQLGPGNGRVMELEPWKSENEGVSWRVNGVEGEMLLMLVPHLQAEISGESSSRGRSSQPASTVRVQNASAYSAAVRSPCDVASKRSSALSPVTDIMESRASLFILALLIGFTQALYLNQPEYVDITSRILTINNGSSKELLEGDILLPRTRNALVCSDNSCFWKKSSNGLVQVPYVLSNVFSSSDRTVITNAMASFHNKTCIRFVSRTNQTDYLSIESKDGCYSYVGKTGGAQVVSLSRFGCVYYGIAEHELNHALGFYHEHTRSDRDSYVTINWANIDPSNKSNFELKNTNNLNTTYDYSSVMHYGRTAFSINGLDTITPIPDPSVEIGQRTELSAIDILRINKLYKC, from the exons ATGGTGtcatcctcttctcttcttctacttctctGTATCTGCACCGCTCAGCACGACCGTCATCCAGC TGCCGCCACTCCAACGAACGCTGCTTTCATGGCCAGCATCTCCCACGTCGTAGTTTCGCTCCGTCGGAGACAGCTTGCGGGAAAAGTAGGCGCACGGGAACATCTTATCGGCGGGTCCCTGGCGTTGGGACAGTATGGCTCCTACTCCTGTGTTGGACGCGACCACTTCGACTATGAAGGGTCGGTCCGGGTCAGGGTGGTGGAGAATAGGTGCCGAGGTGAAGCTCTCCTTGAGCTGGCTGAAAGCAGA GCCGGGAATGGCGGCGAATATCGGTGTGGTGTCGTTGGTGTTGAGCTGACAGGGCTCCTCCGAGTCCCGGTGGTGTACGGAACATGCGTCGCCCCAGCTGGTGATGTGCAGCTCGGGCCAGGAAATGGTCGGGTCATGGAGCTGGAGCCATGGAAGTCCGAGAATGAGGGTGTGTCATGGAGAGTGAATGGCGTGGAAGGAGAGATGCTCCTGATGCTGGTCCCCCACCTGCAGGCTGAGATCTCCGGTGAG AGCAGTAGCAGGGGGCGTTCCTCCCAGCCTGCTTCCACGGTGAGAGTGCAGAATGCCAGTGCGTATTCAGCCGCGGTGCGATCGCCCTGTGATGTGGCCAGCAAGCGCTCCTCCGCGCTCTCCCCTGTGACAGA CATCATGGAGTCCAGAGCATCCCTCTTCATTCTAGCCTTGCTGATTGGCTTCACGCAAGCCCTCTATCTCAACCAACCTGAGTATGTGGACATCACGTCAAGGATTCTCACCATCAACAACG GATCCAGCAAAGAGTTGTTGGAGGGAGACATACTCTTGCCAAGAACCAGGAATGCTCTGGTCTGCAGTGACAACAGCTGCTTTTGGAAGAAGTCCTCAAATGGCCTGGTGCAGGTGCCTTACGTATTGAGCAATGTTTTCT CTTCCTCTGACAGGACTGTTATTACCAATGCCATGGCTTCCTTCCACAACAAAACCTGCATCCGTTTTGTTTCCAGGACAAATCAAACTGATTACCTCAGCATTGAGAGCAAAGACGG atGCTACTCTTATGTGGGCAAAACAGGTGGTGCTCAAGTGGTCTCTCTCAGCAGGTTTGGTTGTGTTTACTATGGCATCGCCGAGCACGAGCTAAACCATGCACTTGGTTTCTACCACGAGCATACTAGGAGTGATCGCGACAGTTACGTGACCATCAACTGGGCAAACATCGATCCATCCAATAAGTCAAATTTTGAGCTTAAGAACACCAACAACCTCAACACGACGTACGACTACTCTTCTGTAATGCACTACGGAAGAACAGCTTTCTCCATCAACGGTCTGGACACCATCACTCCCATTCCTGATCCATCAGTGGAGATCGGACAGAGAACAGAACTGTCTGCCATCGACATCCTGAGGATCAACAAGCTCTACAAATGCTGA